One segment of candidate division KSB1 bacterium DNA contains the following:
- the eno gene encoding phosphopyruvate hydratase has product MTIITDLIAREVLDSRGNPTVEVDVALECGAVGSAIVPSGASTGEHEAIELRDGDKSRYLGKGVTQAVNNVNEIIAEEIIGEDATEQIVIDKILVELDGTENKSKLGANAILAVSLAVAKAAAAAVNLPLYQYIGGVHARTLPVPMMNILNGGVHADNNVDLQEFMIMPVGADSFKEALRMGVETFHALKSVLKSKGYNTAVGDEGGFAPNLHSNEEALELIMEAISKANFQAGKQIFIALDPAASEFFNKITKKYELKSEQKTFSAEQMVEYYANLVAKYPIISIEDGMAEDDWDGWKIMTERLGSKIQLVGDDLFVTNTKRLQKGIELGICNSILIKVNQIGTLSETLDAIELAHRAGYTAVISHRSGETEDTTIADIAVAANTGQIKTGSACRTDRICKYNQLLRIEENLGEAAVYAGYRVVKGS; this is encoded by the coding sequence ATGACGATAATTACCGATCTAATCGCACGAGAGGTTCTGGATTCGCGCGGCAATCCGACTGTGGAAGTGGATGTTGCATTGGAATGCGGAGCTGTGGGGTCAGCGATCGTTCCTTCAGGGGCTTCCACTGGCGAACATGAGGCAATTGAGCTTCGAGATGGCGACAAATCAAGGTATCTTGGTAAAGGGGTAACTCAAGCTGTTAACAATGTGAACGAAATCATTGCTGAAGAAATCATTGGAGAAGATGCCACTGAGCAGATCGTCATTGACAAGATATTGGTGGAGCTCGATGGGACAGAGAACAAATCGAAATTAGGGGCGAATGCCATCTTGGCAGTTTCATTGGCTGTCGCCAAAGCTGCGGCGGCGGCAGTGAATTTGCCGCTCTATCAATATATCGGTGGGGTTCATGCCCGAACCCTTCCAGTTCCCATGATGAATATCCTCAATGGGGGTGTTCATGCTGATAACAATGTCGATTTACAAGAGTTCATGATTATGCCAGTTGGCGCTGATTCTTTCAAAGAAGCTTTACGGATGGGCGTAGAGACCTTTCATGCCCTAAAATCCGTTTTGAAATCCAAAGGCTATAACACTGCCGTCGGAGATGAAGGAGGCTTTGCTCCAAATTTGCACTCCAATGAAGAAGCGCTTGAATTGATCATGGAAGCAATTTCTAAAGCAAATTTTCAGGCGGGTAAACAAATTTTTATTGCGCTCGATCCAGCAGCCAGCGAATTCTTTAACAAGATAACCAAGAAGTATGAGCTAAAGTCTGAGCAGAAAACCTTCAGTGCCGAACAGATGGTTGAATATTATGCGAATTTGGTGGCAAAATATCCGATTATCTCCATAGAGGATGGAATGGCTGAGGATGATTGGGATGGCTGGAAAATCATGACCGAACGATTAGGCTCAAAAATTCAATTAGTGGGCGATGACCTATTTGTGACGAACACCAAGCGACTCCAGAAAGGAATTGAACTGGGGATCTGCAATTCAATTTTGATCAAGGTGAATCAGATCGGCACATTGTCCGAGACGCTAGACGCGATTGAGCTGGCGCATCGCGCTGGATACACTGCCGTGATTTCGCATCGCTCAGGAGAAACTGAAGATACGACTATTGCAGATATTGCGGTGGCAGCCAATACTGGTCAAATTAAAACTGGATCTGCCTGTCGCACAGATCGAATTTGTAAGTATAACCAATTGCTGCGAATCGAAGAGAATCTGGGGGAAGCAGCAGTCTACGCTGGTTATAGGGTGGTTAAGGGAAGCTGA
- a CDS encoding DUF92 domain-containing protein: MDWIRAAVLLAILTIVIGLSELLRIKFKASINFTRKLVHILTGILIAVTPLMLQRPDPLLLIAGIFAVLNFIAIRKKWMPGMHAVGRVSYGTVFYPMAFFILLLLLWQNHRAILVIAMLVLALGDAMAAIVGESVKYPIRYQFDGEPKSLQGSAAMLITSFIVTFSGLHFFSSLDSISIATNQAVWIAAIVAIIAMACEAISYKGSDNFSVPIGAAFTLHFMLTHSSAQNASFSIGVAIAMVIAGGSYFLHFLDGSGAVSTFLLGVVIFGTGKWEFSIPILLFFFLSSLLSKLGKKWKQRFADTFQKGGRRDSGQVIANGGIAGIIVLLWNYFPHDIWYFVFVGSVAAVTADTWATEIGVFSRKSPRDVLTFRRVAPGTSGGITLLGLTGGLLGSFIIVYIGSLVTQRYDHVLKAGALFAIVVAAGLVGSLVDSILGTTVQAQYRCSVCGKITEKKSHCQNHPTTLIAGYRLIDNDVVNFICAISGAVFTWIGYQLVS, translated from the coding sequence ATGGATTGGATTCGTGCTGCGGTACTTCTTGCGATACTGACAATTGTGATCGGATTATCTGAGCTGCTACGGATTAAGTTCAAAGCATCTATCAATTTTACTAGAAAATTGGTTCACATTTTAACTGGAATTCTCATTGCTGTGACTCCGCTGATGCTGCAAAGGCCAGATCCGCTATTATTGATAGCTGGCATTTTTGCCGTGCTTAATTTCATCGCCATTCGAAAGAAATGGATGCCGGGAATGCATGCGGTTGGCCGAGTAAGCTATGGGACTGTATTCTATCCCATGGCATTTTTTATTTTGTTGCTGCTGCTATGGCAAAATCATCGCGCTATTTTGGTCATCGCGATGCTTGTTCTGGCGCTTGGAGATGCCATGGCAGCTATCGTCGGAGAATCGGTGAAATACCCCATTCGCTATCAATTTGACGGCGAGCCAAAGTCGCTACAAGGTTCAGCGGCGATGTTGATTACCAGTTTTATCGTTACGTTCAGTGGGCTTCATTTTTTTTCATCACTTGATTCAATTTCAATCGCTACAAACCAAGCGGTTTGGATCGCAGCGATCGTTGCGATTATTGCAATGGCATGTGAAGCGATTTCGTATAAAGGATCTGACAATTTTTCGGTCCCGATAGGGGCTGCTTTTACCCTCCATTTCATGCTAACGCATTCCAGCGCCCAAAATGCAAGTTTCAGCATTGGGGTCGCAATTGCAATGGTGATTGCTGGTGGTTCTTATTTTTTGCATTTTTTAGATGGCAGCGGAGCAGTATCGACTTTTTTATTAGGAGTGGTTATCTTTGGGACTGGCAAATGGGAGTTCAGCATCCCGATTTTGCTCTTCTTTTTCTTGTCTAGCCTCCTTTCAAAATTAGGGAAAAAATGGAAACAGCGGTTCGCCGATACATTTCAGAAGGGTGGCAGAAGAGACTCGGGACAGGTGATTGCCAATGGTGGGATCGCTGGGATCATCGTGTTGCTCTGGAATTATTTTCCGCATGATATTTGGTATTTCGTATTTGTTGGATCGGTGGCGGCCGTAACAGCCGATACTTGGGCTACTGAGATCGGTGTTTTTTCTCGCAAGTCCCCGCGGGATGTTTTGACCTTTCGTCGGGTTGCTCCAGGAACTTCTGGGGGCATCACATTGTTGGGCCTCACTGGTGGTTTATTGGGCAGTTTTATCATTGTATATATCGGCAGCTTGGTCACCCAGCGTTATGATCATGTCTTAAAGGCAGGAGCATTGTTCGCAATTGTCGTCGCTGCGGGCTTGGTGGGAAGCCTGGTCGATAGCATTCTCGGAACCACAGTGCAAGCCCAATATCGATGCAGTGTTTGTGGAAAAATTACTGAAAAGAAGAGCCATTGTCAAAATCATCCAACTACGTTGATTGCTGGTTATCGATTGATCGATAACGACGTTGTGAATTTTATATGCGCGATCAGCGGGGCAGTGTTCACTTGGATTGGCTATCAATTGGTGAGCTAA
- a CDS encoding ATP-binding protein encodes MVIASDLRNVQKVEKVAEQIAKSLRFSAEEQDSLAIAVTEIVGNAIVHGNKQDRHKNVTVEFEYHDDEIVITVQDEGEGFDEQQIANPLEPENLLKESGRGIFIVRALMDQVDFFPSSNGTRVRIVKRKKANNFRSK; translated from the coding sequence ATGGTTATTGCAAGCGATTTAAGAAATGTGCAGAAGGTAGAAAAAGTCGCAGAACAAATAGCGAAATCGTTACGATTTTCGGCTGAGGAGCAGGACAGTTTGGCGATCGCTGTGACTGAAATTGTTGGAAATGCTATTGTGCATGGCAATAAGCAAGATCGCCATAAAAACGTGACCGTTGAGTTTGAATATCATGATGACGAAATTGTTATTACAGTTCAAGATGAAGGAGAAGGATTTGATGAACAACAAATTGCCAATCCCCTTGAGCCCGAAAATCTGCTGAAAGAAAGCGGTCGTGGCATCTTTATTGTGCGTGCTTTAATGGATCAGGTTGACTTTTTTCCCAGCTCAAATGGGACACGGGTGAGAATAGTGAAAAGGAAAAAAGCTAACAATTTCCGATCAAAATGA
- a CDS encoding DUF502 domain-containing protein — MWRRLKTYFLTGLVVLIPLVLTVYIIWKLFYAIDGLLRGVVTNVLERFGIPISSVGLGFISVILLILLTGLIAKNYFGRKLIQLGELIFARIPLINRIYRAIQQISNAFFSERREVFKKAVLIEYPRKGVYSLAFLTQDTKGEVQDRLSQDMVSVFLPTTPNPTSGFLLFVPKRDVIEMNMSIEEALKLVISGGVIAPESITSSELKVIKEPERIEIFGKRLDAELEND, encoded by the coding sequence ATGTGGCGAAGGTTAAAAACATATTTTTTAACTGGGCTGGTGGTGCTTATCCCATTGGTGCTTACAGTTTATATCATTTGGAAACTGTTTTATGCCATCGATGGATTGCTCCGCGGTGTGGTGACAAATGTATTGGAACGATTTGGGATTCCAATTAGCAGCGTGGGCCTAGGATTCATTTCTGTGATCTTATTGATCCTGCTCACTGGATTAATTGCAAAGAACTATTTTGGTCGCAAGCTCATTCAGCTTGGAGAACTGATCTTCGCCAGAATTCCGCTCATTAATCGCATTTACCGCGCCATCCAACAGATCAGCAATGCCTTTTTTTCAGAGCGTCGGGAGGTTTTTAAAAAAGCGGTGCTGATTGAATACCCAAGGAAGGGCGTGTATTCGTTGGCTTTTCTAACACAAGATACCAAAGGAGAAGTGCAAGATCGTCTGAGTCAGGACATGGTCAGCGTATTCTTACCAACGACGCCGAATCCAACTTCCGGATTTTTGCTATTCGTTCCCAAACGAGATGTAATTGAAATGAATATGTCGATTGAAGAAGCTCTCAAATTGGTTATCTCTGGCGGGGTAATAGCTCCCGAAAGTATTACATCATCAGAATTAAAAGTCATTAAAGAACCTGAGCGAATAGAGATATTTGGTAAAAGGTTGGATGCTGAATTAGAAAATGACTAA
- a CDS encoding response regulator — protein sequence MKKKLILLIMPISDHFDHFKSMLSYNDFEVITANDGKNGFELTRDAEPDLIIAATELEKIDGIELCYMLRQNSRLAATPFILITDDTNPELRINGFRSGVDDIIPLSISRRELITRIETLINRYAFLTKQILKPNQSLIGKLQDFRAIEIIQLLNLNHKTGVLKIDSMNQIGKIAFYDGKITWSHCNGVDGEESVYAMAAWEQGSFVFEKDLIPTEVNILKPTMQLILDCCQRLDELRSNRNLQT from the coding sequence ATGAAAAAAAAGCTAATATTGCTGATCATGCCAATAAGCGACCATTTTGATCACTTCAAATCTATGCTATCGTACAATGATTTTGAGGTGATCACAGCCAATGATGGAAAGAATGGGTTTGAATTAACCCGCGATGCTGAGCCAGACCTCATAATTGCAGCCACAGAGCTTGAAAAAATTGATGGGATTGAACTCTGTTATATGTTGCGCCAGAACAGCCGACTAGCAGCAACGCCTTTTATTTTAATAACTGATGACACCAATCCTGAGCTACGCATTAATGGATTTCGAAGTGGGGTCGATGATATCATCCCCCTTTCTATTTCGCGCAGGGAATTGATCACACGGATCGAAACGCTCATTAATCGGTATGCATTTTTGACAAAGCAAATCCTGAAACCCAATCAATCGTTGATCGGCAAACTCCAGGATTTCAGAGCCATCGAGATCATACAACTATTAAATTTAAACCACAAAACTGGCGTTCTTAAAATTGATTCGATGAATCAAATTGGGAAGATCGCTTTTTATGACGGAAAAATTACCTGGTCCCATTGCAATGGCGTAGATGGCGAGGAATCAGTATACGCCATGGCTGCCTGGGAACAAGGCTCGTTCGTGTTTGAGAAAGATTTAATTCCAACAGAGGTCAATATCCTAAAACCTACTATGCAACTCATCCTGGATTGTTGCCAGCGGTTGGATGAGTTGCGGTCAAATCGCAACCTGCAGACCTAA
- a CDS encoding septum formation initiator family protein, translating to MIGIIIALLSSIFLFGNHGFIKYAQLQYRKNALLKQIALLKQEQHRLEQEIDMLQNNYRYIEKIAREKYQMGKNGEKIYFMIQVPSAPKK from the coding sequence GTGATAGGAATTATCATTGCCTTATTATCATCGATCTTTCTTTTTGGAAATCATGGTTTCATCAAATATGCGCAACTTCAATATCGAAAAAATGCTTTACTGAAGCAGATCGCCTTATTGAAACAAGAACAACACCGTCTGGAACAGGAAATCGACATGCTTCAGAACAATTATCGATATATCGAAAAGATCGCAAGGGAAAAATATCAGATGGGAAAAAATGGAGAGAAGATTTATTTTATGATCCAAGTTCCATCGGCTCCTAAAAAATAA
- a CDS encoding adenylyltransferase/cytidyltransferase family protein gives MANKDDNGKYKRTAIIGGTFNALHAGHKYYIKLAFDFADEVFILLTADEYARICKSYEVNPYSTRATMLRDYVVQIAEKKNFHIIKMDSEAFLINFCTANDFTMAVIIPEYYSLFQRINNIRVDEGKFPLLLLITQRIRTTEGFNISSTLIHNLQHDRRINPKQYSPDLAQYFEEQNHPNRITNIIPR, from the coding sequence ATGGCTAACAAGGATGATAATGGGAAATATAAACGCACAGCAATCATTGGTGGCACGTTCAATGCTCTTCACGCAGGGCATAAGTATTATATTAAATTAGCATTCGATTTCGCCGATGAAGTCTTCATTTTACTAACTGCTGACGAATACGCTAGAATCTGTAAATCCTATGAGGTAAATCCTTATAGCACAAGGGCTACAATGCTCAGAGATTATGTTGTTCAAATTGCCGAAAAAAAGAATTTTCATATCATCAAAATGGACTCTGAGGCCTTCCTAATTAATTTCTGTACCGCAAACGATTTTACTATGGCCGTGATCATCCCTGAGTATTATTCGCTTTTCCAACGTATCAACAATATAAGAGTCGATGAGGGTAAGTTTCCATTGCTGCTACTTATCACTCAGCGAATTAGGACAACAGAAGGATTTAATATTTCATCGACCCTCATTCATAACTTGCAACATGATCGCAGGATTAATCCAAAGCAATATTCGCCCGATTTAGCGCAATACTTCGAGGAGCAAAATCACCCTAATAGAATTACAAATATTATTCCAAGATAA